The Armatimonas rosea genome includes a window with the following:
- a CDS encoding DUF3500 domain-containing protein yields MKKTALTLPLALVLGMGLCGLGVYARSLQAPKTPTLIADPTTKSVVAAADALLATLTPEQRKAVSFAFTDSQQRVRWSNLPTGIVQRAGLRMGDLNETQQKAVHALLQAILSKQGYQKVVDIVNGDEVLRQTDGGGRLIFGKAEYYLSFLGKPSATSPWMFQFGGHHLAVNATVVGKDITLAPSLPAAQPAKYTLGGKTIQPLGRELSKGFALIQALTPEQQKTAIRAPYFIDLVLGPGQDGKTLAPEGIPGSALTEPQKKLLLDLMAEWIGNVNDNDAAPKLAAAKANLDKTYFAWGGPTTTGSAAYYRVTGPTIVLEYSPQRMGGDGTGHTHCIYREPGNDYGAALTK; encoded by the coding sequence ATGAAAAAGACAGCACTCACGCTCCCTCTCGCCCTTGTCCTGGGCATGGGGCTCTGTGGGCTTGGGGTCTATGCCCGCTCGCTCCAGGCTCCTAAAACCCCCACGCTCATCGCCGATCCCACGACCAAGAGCGTGGTCGCCGCAGCCGATGCGCTCCTAGCGACTCTCACCCCCGAGCAGCGCAAGGCTGTGAGCTTTGCCTTCACCGACTCCCAGCAGCGCGTCCGCTGGTCGAACCTGCCCACCGGGATTGTCCAGCGCGCCGGCCTCCGCATGGGCGACCTCAATGAGACCCAGCAAAAGGCCGTCCACGCGCTCCTCCAGGCGATCCTGAGCAAGCAGGGCTACCAAAAAGTCGTGGATATTGTCAATGGCGATGAGGTCCTGCGCCAGACCGACGGCGGGGGGCGGCTGATCTTTGGCAAGGCGGAGTACTATCTCTCGTTCCTGGGCAAGCCATCGGCAACCAGCCCCTGGATGTTCCAGTTTGGGGGGCACCACCTCGCGGTCAACGCGACCGTCGTCGGCAAGGACATCACCCTAGCTCCGAGCCTGCCCGCCGCCCAGCCCGCCAAGTACACCCTGGGAGGCAAGACCATCCAGCCACTGGGGCGCGAGCTGAGCAAGGGCTTTGCGCTGATCCAGGCACTCACCCCCGAGCAGCAAAAGACCGCGATCCGCGCCCCTTACTTTATTGACCTCGTGCTGGGGCCGGGCCAAGACGGCAAGACGCTCGCCCCGGAGGGAATCCCCGGCTCGGCGCTCACCGAGCCCCAGAAGAAGCTGCTTTTGGACCTGATGGCCGAGTGGATTGGGAATGTGAACGACAACGACGCGGCCCCGAAGCTGGCGGCAGCGAAGGCGAACCTGGACAAGACCTACTTTGCCTGGGGCGGCCCGACCACGACGGGAAGCGCGGCCTACTACCGTGTCACCGGTCCCACGATCGTGCTGGAGTACTCTCCCCAGCGCATGGGCGGCGATGGCACGGGCCACACCCACTGCATCTACCGCGAGCCTGGAAATGACTACGGCGCTGCGCTTACCAAGTAG
- a CDS encoding family 43 glycosylhydrolase has translation MDTPEMYYGDTSRLGRPFAKDPSVISFKGKYWLYYSMPPFDPKLAPPDAPKGWGIGIATSTDLTHWTKVGEVLGQPGTVEESGICAPGARVLDGKVHLFYQTYGMGPKDAICHAVSSDGLHFDHDPTNPVFRPNGAWNCGRAIDAEVFPFKGKLYLYYATRDPAFKIQQLGVAVADLKSDFGRAAWTNLSTDGPMLAPELPWERDCLEAATLCQRGKTLFLFYAGAYNNAPQQIGVASSTDGVHWKRLSDQPLLANGKPGEWNASESGHPGIYDEEGKTVLFFQGNNDKGKTWFLSQRRLRWTRKNLPELVE, from the coding sequence ATGGATACCCCAGAAATGTACTACGGCGATACCTCGCGCCTGGGACGCCCCTTTGCCAAAGACCCCTCGGTGATTTCATTTAAGGGGAAGTACTGGCTCTACTACTCGATGCCGCCCTTTGACCCCAAGCTCGCCCCGCCCGATGCTCCCAAGGGCTGGGGAATTGGGATCGCCACGAGCACGGACCTGACGCACTGGACGAAGGTGGGAGAGGTGCTAGGCCAGCCCGGGACGGTCGAGGAGAGCGGTATCTGTGCACCCGGGGCTCGTGTCCTCGATGGTAAAGTTCATCTCTTCTACCAGACCTACGGCATGGGGCCCAAGGATGCGATCTGCCATGCGGTCTCCAGCGACGGCCTGCACTTCGACCATGACCCGACCAACCCGGTCTTTCGGCCAAACGGCGCTTGGAACTGTGGACGCGCGATCGATGCCGAGGTCTTTCCCTTCAAGGGCAAGCTCTATCTCTACTACGCCACCCGCGACCCGGCGTTCAAGATCCAGCAGCTCGGTGTCGCGGTCGCGGACCTGAAGTCGGACTTTGGGCGGGCGGCGTGGACCAATCTCTCCACCGACGGCCCCATGCTCGCCCCGGAGCTGCCGTGGGAGCGGGACTGCCTGGAAGCCGCGACTCTCTGCCAGCGCGGCAAGACCCTCTTTCTGTTCTACGCGGGGGCCTACAACAACGCGCCGCAGCAGATCGGGGTGGCGAGTAGTACGGATGGCGTCCACTGGAAGCGCCTCAGCGACCAGCCGCTGCTCGCCAACGGCAAGCCCGGCGAGTGGAACGCGTCGGAGTCGGGGCACCCGGGCATCTACGACGAGGAGGGCAAGACGGTGCTTTTCTTCCAGGGCAACAATGATAAGGGCAAGACCTGGTTTCTCTCGCAGCGGCGCCTTCGTTGGACGCGAAAAAATCTCCCCGAGCTCGTGGAGTAA
- a CDS encoding glycoside hydrolase family 95 protein, with translation MKRSAEPLVLAFDTPATVWTEALPLGNGSLGAMVFGGVEKERLQLNEESLWLGDETQMGSYQPLGDLFLEFPHTDISHYTRQLALDDALHTVSYTANGVHYQREAFISFPAQVLVLRLTADRPASVSFSLHLTDSHGGTVTPLGFSGALENGLVYEVQVRVLTDGGTQREENGKLVVSGATSATVLLAAGTSFANDPRRGWRGEHPKKKLEQRLNQAAKLPYESLKAAHLKDYQALYQRVAFALPDAKAALFFQYGRYLLIASSRPGGLPANLQGIWNADLKPAWYSGYTTDINVEMNYWIAETTNLSECHAPLFDWIENLAFVRKKNAQPALATNKGWVIHSTNNPMGGNSTWAIHRPGSAWLSQHFWEHYAFSGDTKFLRERAYPILRELTEYWEGHLVEDKNGALVTPDGWSPEHGPVKGEGDRTTYPGVSYDQQLVWDLFTNCIEASEVLGTDAAYRKKIQGMRQKLLGPQVGKWGQLQEWAEDLDNPKDQHRHVSHLFAVHPGRQITPLTTPALAQAARVSLNARGDGGTGWSKAWKICFWARLGDGDRAYALLQSLLTPTDGKRGGVYPNLFDAHPPFQIDGNFGATAGMTELLLQSHTGELHLLPALPHAWSEGSVTGLRARGGFTVDIAWAAGALTHARIRADKAATCRVRYGTQQLTKALRKGESVTFPLR, from the coding sequence ATGAAAAGAAGCGCTGAGCCGCTCGTGCTGGCCTTCGACACGCCTGCCACGGTCTGGACGGAGGCACTGCCGCTGGGCAACGGAAGCCTCGGGGCGATGGTCTTCGGCGGTGTGGAGAAAGAGCGTCTCCAGCTCAATGAGGAGTCGCTCTGGCTGGGCGATGAGACCCAGATGGGCAGCTACCAGCCGCTAGGCGACCTCTTTCTGGAGTTTCCTCACACCGACATCAGCCACTACACGCGCCAGCTCGCGCTCGACGATGCCCTGCACACGGTCTCCTACACGGCAAACGGAGTCCACTACCAGCGCGAGGCGTTTATCAGCTTTCCCGCGCAAGTGCTCGTCTTGCGCCTCACCGCCGATAGGCCCGCCTCTGTCTCGTTCTCGCTGCACCTCACCGACTCCCACGGTGGCACGGTCACCCCGCTGGGCTTCTCGGGAGCACTGGAGAACGGCCTCGTCTACGAAGTCCAAGTACGCGTCCTCACCGACGGCGGCACGCAGCGTGAGGAGAACGGAAAACTCGTCGTCTCAGGAGCGACAAGCGCGACAGTGCTCCTTGCCGCCGGAACATCGTTTGCCAATGACCCACGCCGAGGCTGGCGTGGGGAGCATCCGAAGAAGAAGCTGGAGCAACGGCTCAATCAAGCGGCAAAGCTCCCGTACGAGAGCCTCAAGGCCGCGCACCTTAAGGACTACCAGGCGCTCTACCAACGTGTTGCCTTTGCTCTGCCGGATGCGAAGGCGGCGCTGTTCTTTCAGTACGGGCGCTACCTGCTGATCGCCAGCTCCCGCCCCGGCGGTCTGCCCGCGAACTTGCAGGGAATCTGGAACGCGGACCTCAAGCCTGCTTGGTACAGCGGCTACACCACCGACATCAATGTCGAGATGAACTACTGGATCGCCGAGACCACGAACCTGTCGGAGTGCCACGCGCCGCTCTTCGACTGGATCGAGAACCTGGCCTTTGTCCGCAAGAAAAACGCCCAGCCCGCGCTCGCCACCAACAAGGGCTGGGTGATCCACAGCACCAACAATCCCATGGGCGGGAACTCCACCTGGGCGATCCACCGGCCGGGAAGCGCGTGGCTCAGCCAGCACTTCTGGGAGCACTATGCGTTCTCGGGGGATACGAAATTTCTCCGCGAGCGTGCCTATCCCATTCTCCGCGAGCTCACCGAGTACTGGGAAGGGCACCTGGTCGAGGATAAAAACGGCGCGCTGGTCACCCCCGATGGCTGGTCCCCCGAGCACGGCCCGGTTAAAGGCGAGGGCGATCGGACAACCTATCCAGGAGTCTCCTACGACCAGCAGCTTGTCTGGGACTTGTTCACCAACTGTATCGAGGCGTCCGAGGTGCTGGGCACGGATGCCGCCTACCGTAAGAAGATTCAAGGGATGCGCCAAAAGCTCCTGGGACCACAGGTCGGCAAGTGGGGGCAGCTCCAGGAGTGGGCGGAGGACCTGGACAATCCCAAAGACCAGCACCGCCATGTCTCCCATCTCTTCGCTGTGCATCCGGGCCGACAGATCACGCCCCTCACAACCCCGGCGCTTGCCCAAGCGGCGCGGGTCTCCCTCAATGCCCGCGGCGACGGAGGCACCGGCTGGAGCAAGGCGTGGAAGATCTGTTTCTGGGCGCGGCTCGGCGACGGTGACCGGGCCTATGCGCTCCTGCAGAGCCTGCTCACGCCCACCGATGGCAAGCGCGGCGGGGTCTACCCCAACCTCTTCGATGCCCACCCGCCGTTTCAGATCGACGGTAACTTCGGCGCAACCGCGGGCATGACCGAGCTGCTTCTGCAGAGCCACACGGGCGAGCTGCACCTTCTCCCCGCGCTACCCCATGCCTGGTCCGAGGGTAGTGTCACCGGCCTCCGAGCACGAGGCGGCTTCACGGTGGATATCGCGTGGGCGGCAGGAGCACTCACCCACGCCCGTATCCGCGCCGACAAAGCAGCCACCTGCCGCGTTCGCTACGGCACCCAACAGCTTACCAAGGCACTCCGCAAGGGCGAGAGCGTCACATTTCCTTTGAGGTAG
- a CDS encoding alpha-L-rhamnosidase C-terminal domain-containing protein, translating to MKSPDPRGPITRKAVQPRVTSEGVEAKGYKSENTAPRGRPQAGKWIWLAGESHAALFRKEVIVACVPKQALAYLSADNAYRLWINGVLVARGPADIGMDYHRVPTGKWFYDTVDLAPYLKPSVNTIAAEVFFTKLIGWEGSRGQGGFFLDAPGITTTDATWHAAPCKHWVKKGSWHYEAAAEPDSWRESGFDVSGWSAATPVSDLWQPLVPSQIPARMEVVYPHLPTTLPRWTGAGGAEVRIRWDRVLPAYLSLVVKGGKGATLTIEPNEPNAPGHHRMATATLAGGLQTFELPFMDSFSVVNLSAKNVTEPLEILDIRASFVSQPVAYRGSFACSDPALTRLWSVCRWATQICLQTHHLDSPHHQEPISDPGDYLIASLVNYAAFFQPALTVQDSRKYAWILEQCKNQNFHTSYALLWLQMVLDYGDHTGDDSLARELAPQIHSLLDTFTGYIGKNGLVSEAPNYMFMDWVDIAGFPGHHPPAVIGQGYMTAFVYRALADGIRVAELLKDTARAQAYTRTRAALFAAFERELWVPEKGLYRDGKPFQTHVKPGQWLPADKEIETFTAHLQFLAALYDLAPKERQAAIVEKAITAANFTCQPYFMHFVFAALAHTGLFEKHAPEQLRRWKVNEDTQSLLEMWDRGDLSHSWGGTPLYQLTTQVLGVRPTTPGFATFTVAPLPCGLAWAKGVVPTPHGDIAVSWRKQGERIVLELTVPKSCQAEVVLPGSDSPKRVGAGRHVL from the coding sequence ATGAAATCGCCTGACCCACGTGGTCCCATTACCCGCAAGGCTGTCCAGCCCCGAGTCACCTCTGAGGGGGTTGAAGCCAAGGGCTACAAGTCCGAGAACACCGCACCCCGTGGTAGGCCACAGGCGGGCAAGTGGATCTGGCTGGCGGGGGAGAGCCACGCCGCGCTCTTTCGCAAAGAGGTGATCGTAGCGTGTGTGCCCAAGCAGGCCCTAGCCTACCTGAGCGCGGACAATGCCTACCGGCTCTGGATCAACGGGGTCCTGGTGGCACGTGGCCCGGCGGATATCGGCATGGACTACCACCGGGTGCCTACCGGCAAGTGGTTCTACGACACGGTCGACCTTGCGCCGTATCTAAAGCCCAGTGTCAATACCATCGCCGCTGAGGTCTTCTTTACCAAGCTGATCGGCTGGGAGGGCTCGCGTGGGCAGGGGGGCTTCTTCCTCGATGCGCCGGGAATCACCACCACCGACGCTACCTGGCACGCGGCGCCGTGCAAGCACTGGGTCAAGAAGGGCAGCTGGCACTACGAGGCCGCCGCGGAGCCCGACAGCTGGCGGGAGAGCGGTTTTGACGTGTCGGGCTGGAGCGCCGCGACACCTGTCTCTGACCTCTGGCAGCCGCTTGTTCCCAGCCAGATTCCCGCCCGCATGGAGGTGGTCTACCCGCACCTGCCCACCACGCTCCCCCGTTGGACGGGGGCGGGGGGGGCGGAAGTGCGCATCCGCTGGGACCGTGTGCTTCCGGCGTATCTCAGCCTCGTGGTCAAGGGCGGCAAGGGCGCGACCCTGACGATCGAGCCCAACGAGCCCAATGCACCGGGCCACCACCGCATGGCGACCGCGACCCTGGCAGGCGGGCTGCAGACCTTCGAGCTGCCCTTCATGGATAGCTTCTCGGTCGTGAACCTCAGCGCCAAGAATGTCACCGAGCCGCTGGAGATTCTCGATATCCGCGCCAGCTTTGTCTCCCAGCCCGTGGCCTATCGGGGGAGCTTTGCCTGTAGCGACCCCGCCCTCACCCGCCTCTGGTCGGTGTGCCGCTGGGCGACCCAGATCTGCCTCCAGACTCATCACCTCGACTCGCCCCACCACCAGGAGCCCATCAGCGACCCCGGCGATTACTTGATCGCCTCCCTGGTCAACTACGCCGCATTCTTCCAGCCCGCCCTCACGGTCCAAGACTCCCGCAAGTACGCCTGGATTTTGGAGCAGTGCAAGAACCAGAACTTCCACACTAGCTACGCGCTGCTCTGGCTCCAGATGGTGCTAGACTACGGGGACCACACTGGCGACGACTCCCTAGCTCGTGAGCTTGCGCCGCAGATTCACTCTCTCTTGGATACCTTCACGGGCTATATCGGCAAGAATGGCCTGGTCTCGGAGGCACCCAACTACATGTTCATGGACTGGGTGGATATCGCGGGCTTCCCCGGCCACCACCCGCCCGCCGTGATCGGGCAGGGCTACATGACCGCCTTTGTCTACCGCGCCCTCGCCGATGGCATCCGGGTGGCGGAGCTGCTGAAAGACACGGCTCGTGCCCAAGCCTACACCCGCACGCGCGCCGCGCTGTTCGCCGCCTTTGAGCGCGAGCTCTGGGTGCCAGAGAAGGGGCTCTACCGTGATGGGAAGCCGTTCCAGACCCATGTCAAGCCCGGCCAGTGGCTCCCCGCGGATAAAGAGATCGAGACCTTTACGGCACACCTGCAGTTTTTGGCCGCGCTCTACGACCTCGCCCCGAAAGAGCGGCAGGCGGCGATTGTCGAGAAGGCGATCACGGCGGCGAACTTTACCTGCCAGCCGTACTTTATGCACTTTGTCTTCGCGGCGCTGGCTCACACAGGGCTCTTTGAGAAGCATGCGCCCGAGCAGCTACGGCGGTGGAAGGTGAACGAGGACACGCAGTCGCTGCTGGAGATGTGGGACCGTGGGGACCTGAGCCACTCGTGGGGCGGGACACCGCTCTACCAGCTCACGACCCAGGTCCTGGGGGTGCGCCCGACCACGCCAGGCTTTGCGACATTCACGGTCGCGCCCCTGCCCTGCGGCCTTGCTTGGGCGAAGGGAGTCGTCCCCACACCCCACGGAGACATCGCGGTGAGCTGGCGCAAGCAGGGCGAGCGAATCGTGCTGGAGCTGACAGTACCCAAGAGCTGCCAGGCCGAGGTCGTGCTCCCCGGCAGCGACTCCCCCAAGCGGGTCGGGGCGGGACGGCACGTGCTGTGA
- a CDS encoding glycoside hydrolase family 16 protein translates to MMLYLALALALQPPASEPPRWTGEGYTLAWSDEFTSKSLDTKKWVFRTDSKHWSTQKPENVRVADGFLRLELKKEDAGDKHYTGAGVISKKTFTYGYYEARFKTPPGAGWHSSFWLMTHDGSGGTSPKATNQELDIIENDSISPLGYGVNTHKWNPEPHQSFGGKHVKTPDLSADFHTFGCEFTPATVKYYFDGALVQTVDATKFAHSPQHIWLTSIASQLGRTTAVDDTKLPAAVLFDYVRYYEKKR, encoded by the coding sequence ATGATGCTATACCTCGCACTTGCGCTTGCGCTACAGCCTCCCGCTTCTGAGCCACCCCGCTGGACAGGGGAGGGGTACACACTTGCCTGGTCGGATGAGTTCACCAGCAAGTCCCTCGACACGAAAAAGTGGGTTTTCCGCACCGATAGCAAGCACTGGAGCACCCAGAAGCCCGAGAACGTGCGGGTCGCAGATGGCTTCTTGCGCCTGGAGCTCAAGAAAGAGGACGCCGGCGATAAGCACTACACGGGCGCTGGGGTGATCTCTAAGAAAACCTTTACCTACGGCTACTACGAGGCGCGCTTCAAGACCCCGCCCGGCGCCGGCTGGCACTCGTCGTTCTGGCTCATGACCCACGATGGCTCGGGGGGAACCAGCCCCAAGGCCACCAACCAGGAGCTGGATATCATCGAGAATGACTCCATCAGCCCCCTCGGCTACGGCGTCAATACCCACAAGTGGAACCCCGAGCCCCACCAGAGCTTTGGCGGCAAGCACGTCAAGACCCCCGATCTCTCCGCCGACTTCCATACGTTTGGCTGCGAGTTCACCCCGGCTACCGTCAAGTACTACTTCGATGGCGCGCTGGTGCAGACGGTCGATGCCACGAAGTTTGCCCACAGCCCCCAGCACATCTGGCTGACCAGTATCGCCTCCCAGCTCGGGCGAACGACAGCCGTAGACGATACCAAGCTCCCCGCCGCCGTGCTCTTTGACTATGTCCGCTACTATGAAAAGAAGCGCTGA
- a CDS encoding LamG-like jellyroll fold domain-containing protein, which translates to MLGATLPAHAQPPVGAGYELLFSDEFDGDKVNPAHWRFREDRRTDSYMNGLNRRQNVAVAGGSLLITARQEMIDGKPENTGGGVISTHQFGYGYYETLSKPFMAGRGVHSAFWQRGGSIPNNTIFEIDSYEIDSGSWIGCNNLYLQLGTKNQSVPWPHRANIPFALRPDGWFLDAYEYTPEGVIFYDNGKVVARAEWKELTAAQCVWLTALNGVGKVDAAKQPATTEFAYFRYYAKDYPGVNLLPNGSFEYNQDRGDQPIAWQQDGTPGAGKVVAGEAARDRYKLRHASPGGAYQLSTSQSLEFIRNGDYQLTARVRSSGGQKTARLVVRGYGGPELVLTVPATASWTPLTLPKIPVTNHSVTVAIESAGEAGQWLEVDAIQFLKPTKTPPPAPEPFSLRLEPAWQLAQSEPIAFTGDNKFYFFDRSVGRGAAITVDFTMNPAKRQDAAPLARQPKTGTAGWSVLLTQQGQVVFRIGSGATHQDVVADVGYAVGKETRVVCVFDRGTATISLDGKQVAQATGITFTTDDATAAGRLGAVNDIYDAVGDVIAPGTPSAAPRKYKNYVGTLRAVTVDNAVPGQARRAN; encoded by the coding sequence GTGCTCGGGGCCACGCTTCCGGCACACGCGCAGCCGCCTGTGGGCGCGGGCTACGAGCTGCTCTTCTCCGATGAGTTCGACGGCGACAAGGTCAATCCGGCCCACTGGCGCTTCCGCGAGGACCGGCGCACCGACAGCTACATGAACGGGCTCAACCGGCGGCAGAATGTCGCGGTGGCGGGCGGCTCGCTCTTGATCACGGCGCGGCAGGAAATGATCGACGGCAAGCCGGAGAACACGGGCGGCGGGGTGATCAGCACGCACCAGTTCGGCTACGGCTACTACGAGACCCTCTCTAAGCCGTTCATGGCGGGGCGCGGGGTGCACTCGGCGTTCTGGCAGCGCGGTGGCTCGATTCCCAACAACACCATCTTCGAGATCGACTCCTACGAGATCGACTCAGGCTCGTGGATCGGGTGCAATAACCTCTATCTTCAGCTGGGGACAAAAAACCAGAGTGTCCCTTGGCCACACCGGGCCAATATCCCCTTCGCTCTCCGCCCCGATGGCTGGTTCCTCGATGCCTACGAGTACACCCCCGAGGGCGTGATCTTCTACGACAACGGCAAAGTGGTCGCAAGAGCCGAGTGGAAGGAGCTGACCGCGGCCCAGTGTGTCTGGCTGACGGCGCTCAACGGGGTGGGGAAGGTGGATGCGGCGAAACAGCCCGCGACCACGGAGTTTGCCTACTTCCGTTACTATGCGAAAGACTATCCGGGGGTGAATCTCCTGCCCAACGGGAGCTTCGAGTACAACCAGGACCGCGGCGACCAGCCCATCGCCTGGCAGCAAGACGGCACGCCCGGCGCGGGGAAGGTGGTTGCGGGGGAGGCGGCGCGGGATCGCTACAAGCTCCGCCACGCCAGCCCCGGCGGGGCGTACCAGCTCTCCACCTCTCAGAGCCTGGAGTTTATCCGCAACGGGGACTACCAGCTCACGGCACGCGTCCGTAGCTCCGGCGGGCAGAAGACCGCGCGCCTGGTTGTTCGTGGTTACGGTGGCCCGGAGCTAGTGCTGACGGTCCCTGCGACGGCAAGCTGGACACCGCTCACGCTCCCGAAGATTCCCGTCACCAACCACAGTGTCACAGTTGCGATTGAGTCCGCGGGGGAGGCGGGGCAGTGGCTCGAGGTGGATGCTATCCAGTTCCTAAAGCCCACCAAGACGCCGCCCCCGGCCCCGGAGCCGTTCTCCCTGCGCCTGGAGCCGGCCTGGCAGCTGGCGCAGAGCGAGCCGATTGCCTTCACGGGGGACAATAAGTTCTACTTCTTCGACCGCAGTGTGGGCCGTGGCGCGGCGATCACGGTCGACTTTACGATGAACCCGGCCAAGCGCCAGGACGCCGCCCCGCTCGCGCGTCAGCCTAAGACGGGGACGGCAGGCTGGTCGGTCTTGCTCACGCAGCAGGGACAGGTGGTCTTTCGGATCGGAAGCGGCGCGACCCACCAGGACGTGGTCGCCGATGTGGGCTATGCGGTGGGGAAAGAGACACGTGTCGTCTGCGTGTTTGACCGGGGCACGGCGACGATCTCGCTCGATGGGAAGCAGGTTGCCCAAGCGACAGGGATCACCTTCACCACCGACGATGCCACGGCGGCGGGGCGGCTCGGTGCGGTGAACGATATCTACGATGCGGTGGGGGATGTGATCGCCCCCGGCACGCCGTCGGCGGCACCCCGCAAGTACAAGAACTATGTCGGCACCCTCCGCGCAGTTACGGTCGATAACGCCGTCCCCGGCCAAGCGCGTAGAGCGAACTAA
- a CDS encoding redoxin domain-containing protein → MKARISRLGVMLTVVALLPLSLMAAAFAGPANPPKVGEKAPDVTWQTPSATSVTLSKLLATGPVALVVLRGFPGYQCPICTVQVGELLSKSEAFAATKTQLVLVYPGPAEGLKQRAEEFVRGKTLPTNITLVLDPDYAFTNQYGLRWNAPHETAFPSTFVIDKSGKVVFAKISRSHGGRAKAAEILDVLSR, encoded by the coding sequence ATGAAAGCCCGAATTAGTCGTCTTGGAGTGATGCTGACTGTCGTCGCTCTCCTCCCTCTCTCGCTGATGGCTGCCGCTTTTGCCGGCCCTGCGAACCCGCCGAAAGTCGGGGAGAAGGCACCCGATGTCACCTGGCAGACACCCAGCGCGACCTCGGTGACCCTCTCCAAGCTGCTGGCGACAGGCCCTGTGGCGCTGGTGGTTCTCCGCGGCTTCCCTGGCTACCAGTGCCCGATCTGCACGGTGCAAGTGGGGGAGCTCCTGAGTAAGAGTGAGGCGTTCGCCGCGACAAAGACACAGCTGGTGCTGGTCTATCCGGGGCCAGCCGAAGGCCTGAAGCAGCGTGCCGAGGAGTTTGTTCGTGGGAAGACGCTCCCCACCAATATCACGCTGGTCCTTGATCCTGACTACGCCTTCACCAACCAGTACGGCCTGCGCTGGAACGCCCCCCACGAGACCGCATTTCCTTCGACCTTTGTGATCGACAAGAGCGGCAAGGTGGTCTTTGCAAAGATCAGCCGCTCTCACGGTGGCCGCGCCAAGGCTGCAGAGATCCTTGACGTACTTTCGCGCTGA
- a CDS encoding DUF1559 domain-containing protein, whose amino-acid sequence MKKSSRLGFTLIELLVVIAIIAILAAILFPVFAQAREKARQTSCLSNCKQIGTAQMMYVQDYDEVYPLWGYWNPMQRVNGWKQTWVQILQPYAKNMQIFKCPSDSNDGLNLYWDTADARASWTSSSYWQNAYITRWSGASFGMSSVSLPEINYPATTVTFCEGPTNNGQHTWPGPPSEWCGTNPICVKSQERHGGGMNNVFADSHAKWFKPSQFKTTNTDFASDNVAGIGGRPQKASNDGSNPWWRL is encoded by the coding sequence ATGAAGAAATCTTCCCGACTCGGTTTTACACTGATTGAGCTTCTTGTGGTCATTGCAATTATCGCAATTCTTGCTGCCATCCTCTTTCCGGTCTTTGCCCAGGCTCGTGAAAAAGCCAGGCAGACAAGCTGTCTCTCTAACTGCAAGCAGATCGGAACCGCACAGATGATGTATGTGCAAGACTACGACGAGGTCTATCCGCTCTGGGGCTACTGGAACCCCATGCAGCGTGTCAATGGCTGGAAGCAGACCTGGGTGCAGATCCTCCAGCCCTATGCCAAGAACATGCAGATCTTCAAGTGCCCCAGTGACTCCAACGACGGTCTCAACCTCTACTGGGATACGGCAGATGCTCGGGCCTCCTGGACATCGTCGAGCTACTGGCAGAATGCCTATATCACCCGCTGGTCGGGAGCATCCTTCGGAATGAGCTCGGTCTCCCTGCCGGAGATTAACTACCCGGCAACGACCGTAACCTTCTGTGAGGGGCCGACCAACAATGGGCAGCACACCTGGCCTGGGCCTCCCAGCGAGTGGTGCGGCACCAACCCCATCTGTGTGAAGTCGCAGGAGCGGCATGGCGGCGGTATGAACAATGTCTTTGCGGACAGCCATGCCAAGTGGTTTAAGCCCAGCCAGTTCAAAACCACCAACACCGACTTTGCAAGCGACAACGTCGCAGGCATCGGGGGGCGACCTCAAAAAGCCAGCAACGACGGCTCCAACCCTTGGTGGCGTCTGTAG